The region TCTTTGAACAGGTCGGCTTCTTCCAGAGCCGGGGAGGTAAACATATTGGGATACAAACACCCCAATACCGCTTCACGCAACCGGTTGAGATCGGCCACCGGTTTCAGCAACACGTCCTGCACGCCCAGGCGCAGCACCTTGGCAATATCCGCCATTTTGTCCGTAGCCGAAATCACCAGCACAGGGATTTGCACACCCTGCAGCCGCAGATGTTCTACAAACTCGATCCCGCCCATTTCCGGCATGGCGAGATCGCACAAGATTAAATCGGGGTGAACATCGTCGACTGCACTCAGCGCCTGCAAACCATTGGTCGCTTCACTGGTCTCCGCTCCCAACGATTTCAAATAGCCAACAAGCACGGAACGAAACACCAGTTCGTCCTCAACGATCAAAATGCGCTTGTGAGTGAATGGTAATGCCATCAGCCGAGCCTCTTCCCTTTTCATAGTGTAATAGTGGCTCAAAAAGGTCATTTACGCTTGCCGGAAAATTTCCCGACCGTACGTTGCACCCCCTGGAACCGGCAGTTATTTATTTTTTATCAATGGCAACAACATATCGATCTGTTTTTCCACCGCCAGTTGCCCGGCCTCAATCGCCTCATGAGCGCGGTGAAAGTCCAGCGTTGAAATCTGCGGGCAATAGGGTTGGATCAACACGTCGGGAGGATCGCCTGCCATCCGGTTGCGTTTCAGCCGATTTTCCAACACCTGTATCGAAGTCCCCATGATTTCCAGCGCCGTTGGCGTGAAATTAGGTTTTCTCAACGTCATCTTGCCGATTCGCTCCCGCAAACGCCCCCGCCAGTTAAGGGCAGGAAGATCGTTCTGCTCTTCCTCATCATGGCGGACCGAGAACAAATCCTGCTGCATCAAATGCGCATCATGCTGTAAATCAACGGCGATGACGATATCGGCGCCCATCGCGCGGGTTAATGAGATGGGAACCGGGTTAACCACGGCGCCATCCACCAGCCAATAACCGTCGAACCACACCGGCGCCAACAAACCGGGCATGCTGCAGGAAGCACGCACCGCCTGATGAATATCCCCTTTCGTCAACCACAGCTCCCGCCCAGTACTCAGATTAGTTGCTACGGCACCAAATTTCAGCGAGCACTCGGCAATATCATCGATCTTCAACAACTGCCCTACCACATTGAAGACCCTTTCACCCCGCAACAACCCGCCTCGCCGCCAGGACAAATCCATCAACCGAATGACATCCCAATAACCGAACGAACGCACCCAGGTTTCCATGGCCGGCAAACGATGGCTGGCAAATGCGGCGCCTACCAACGCACCAACCGAGCAGCCGGCTACTATATCGACCTCAACGCCCAATTTCTTTAGCGCGTTGATAACGCCGATATGCGCCCAGCCTTTGGCCGCCCCGGCCCCCAATGCCAGCCCCACTTTAATTTGTCGCATAACGTCTGCCCCTTGCCCGGTGAATGGTATCAAACCCGCCGTCAGCGTAGATTGTCACGACCGAATAATGTTAGGTAACATATGCGCTGATTTCTTTTCATCATAATTGGCCCGTTCTTTTGCGTTCCGGCCATTTTAGGAGCCACCTTGCCTGAATTATGCCTCTGCGGCAGCGGTCTGGAGTATAGCGCATGCTGCGAACCCTACATTAACGGGGTCAGACCCGCTCCCACGCCAGGCACGCTAATGCGCTCGCGCTTTACCGCCTACGTGAAACACAACGTTGATTATCTGATTGCCACCTGGCACCCCGATTGCCACGCCGGTGAATGGCGCAAGTCCATCGTCGACAGTTTCAAAGGCACCGAATGGCTTGGCCTGACGGTGGTGGAAGAAAAAGAAGGTCATGATGCCGGGGAAGGTTTTGTAGAATTCATTGCGCGCTTCGTTGACACCGGGAGTGGCGAACACAAGGCGATGCATGAGCGTTCGCGCTTCCTTCAGCTTGACCAACGCTGGTACTATATTGACGGAACCAAACCCCAGCCTGGCAGAAATGCAATTTGCCCCTGTGGTTCAGGTAAAAAATATAAAAAGTGCTGCGGGCGCTAGCCAATGATCACCGCGCGCCCATAGCGTTCAAGCCGTAACCGACCAGGTTGCGGCTTGAAGAAGATAAAGACTATAAAAACTCTCGCCTGCACAGACAGGGCGTTCAGTATCAGACAGGATCCTCATTCCCATGCCACACCAAAATGTACAAAGAAAAGTTTTGCGCACCATCTGCCCGGATGCCAAAGGCCTGATCGCCAAGATCACCAACATTTGCTACAAACATGAGCTCAATATTGTTCAAAACAATGAGTTTGTTGATCACCGTACCGGGCGTTTCTTTATGCGTACCGAGCTGGAAGGTATCTTCAACGACACCACGCTGTTGGCAGATCTCGACAGTGCGCTGCCGACAGGCTCCGTTCGCGAGCTCCACAATTCCGGCCGTCGCCGCATTGTGGTGCTGGTGACCAAAGAAGCACATTGTCTGGGCGATTTGCTGATGAAAAGCGCTTACGGCGGCCTGGATGTAGAGATTGCGGCGGTTATCGGCAACCACGATACCCTGCAAACACTGGTGGAACGCTTCGATATTCCGTTCCATCTGGTCAGTCATGAAGGGCTGACACGCGACCAGCACGATCAAAAAATGGTGGCCCAGATCGACCAATATCAGCCGGATTACGTGGTGCTGGCCAAATATATGCGCGTGCTGACTCCGGCATTCGTTCAGCACTACCCGAACCAGGTAATCAATATCCACCACTCGTTCCTGCCGGCCTTTATTGGCGCGCGGCCTTATCATCAGGCTTACGAACGCGGAGTAAAAATCATCGGCGCTACTGCGCACTACGTTAACGATAATCTGGATGAAGGCCCGATCATCATGCAGGAGGTGATTCATGTCGATCACACCTATTCTGCCGAAGATATGATGCGTGCCGGGCGTGACGTTGAAAAAAACGCGCTCAGCCGCGCGCTGTATCATGTGTTGGCGCAGCGAGTATTCGTTTACGGTAACCGGACGGTCATACTGTAATTGCTTAATGTACCCGATGAATTTCAAGTTGCAGCCGGGAGGCCAGCTCGCTCATCCCCGTGTATTGCAGGTGCGAACATATTTGCACCCCAGGGGGGGCAAGCGCAGCCAAAAACGCTGCAGCCTGAAAGGTCAGGGGTATAAAGCGGGGCCTTTCGGTCAGGAATGCACCGCCACGGGTAAAAAAACGGCAAACGATTCATTTTCTGCATTTCAATACTTTACACACGCGTTTCATTTGATATGATGCGCCCCGCTTACCGAGACAGACGTTTCGCAAGCAAGGCCAGTGGTGGGGTTCCCGAGCGGCCAAAGGGAGCAGACTGTAAATCTGCCGTCACAGACTTCGAAGGTTCGAATCCTTCCCCCACCACCATCTTCTCTCTGTTGATGAGAGCACAGCGAAAGCTGAAGCTGCATAAAACACCGAGGGGGAAAAAGAAACCGGCCAGGTTTCTTCCGGGTCACACCGGAACGACAATTTGTAAATCCATGAATATCATGGTGGGGTTCCCGAGCGGCCAAAGGGAGCAGACTGTAAATCTGCCGTCACAGACTTCGAAGGTTCGAATCCTTCCCCCACCACCATCCTTGTACACTCCCCAGAATCACATCAAACCCGAAAGTATCCATACCACTCCTTACGGGGAGGGATGAGAAGCTTCGACAAGGTTCGAGTCTCACAACGTGAGACAACGCGCTTCAGCGCGGCCCGCAGGGCGAGGAGTGCAACGACGAGTCATCCTTCCCCCACCACCATCCTTGTACACTCCCCAGAGTCAAATCAAACCTGAAAGTCTCCATACCACCATCCTTGCAGACTCTTCTCAAAATAGTTGCGCATCACATTTATCAGTTACCTTAACCATTCATCTCACGCTCAACTTGAACTCCAGCCAACAATTCGCTATACCACTGACTTCTTTGAATGCAGTAAGGAAAAAAGTGCATGCGTAACAATATCTGCGTTTTTT is a window of Serratia plymuthica DNA encoding:
- the rssA gene encoding patatin-like phospholipase RssA, which translates into the protein MRQIKVGLALGAGAAKGWAHIGVINALKKLGVEVDIVAGCSVGALVGAAFASHRLPAMETWVRSFGYWDVIRLMDLSWRRGGLLRGERVFNVVGQLLKIDDIAECSLKFGAVATNLSTGRELWLTKGDIHQAVRASCSMPGLLAPVWFDGYWLVDGAVVNPVPISLTRAMGADIVIAVDLQHDAHLMQQDLFSVRHDEEEQNDLPALNWRGRLRERIGKMTLRKPNFTPTALEIMGTSIQVLENRLKRNRMAGDPPDVLIQPYCPQISTLDFHRAHEAIEAGQLAVEKQIDMLLPLIKNK
- a CDS encoding YchJ family protein; translation: MPELCLCGSGLEYSACCEPYINGVRPAPTPGTLMRSRFTAYVKHNVDYLIATWHPDCHAGEWRKSIVDSFKGTEWLGLTVVEEKEGHDAGEGFVEFIARFVDTGSGEHKAMHERSRFLQLDQRWYYIDGTKPQPGRNAICPCGSGKKYKKCCGR
- the purU gene encoding formyltetrahydrofolate deformylase, with the translated sequence MPHQNVQRKVLRTICPDAKGLIAKITNICYKHELNIVQNNEFVDHRTGRFFMRTELEGIFNDTTLLADLDSALPTGSVRELHNSGRRRIVVLVTKEAHCLGDLLMKSAYGGLDVEIAAVIGNHDTLQTLVERFDIPFHLVSHEGLTRDQHDQKMVAQIDQYQPDYVVLAKYMRVLTPAFVQHYPNQVINIHHSFLPAFIGARPYHQAYERGVKIIGATAHYVNDNLDEGPIIMQEVIHVDHTYSAEDMMRAGRDVEKNALSRALYHVLAQRVFVYGNRTVIL